The Primulina eburnea isolate SZY01 chromosome 8, ASM2296580v1, whole genome shotgun sequence genome contains a region encoding:
- the LOC140838941 gene encoding glutaredoxin-C1-like, with product MEQTISHRLLFPTTAASADGSSNSSPAAAGSGGEEINTDRIRNLVAENAVVVFARKDCCMCHVIKLLLHGHGVKPTIFEFDERNEAAVTNKLFKLMGAVGSGNAATASETQLPAVFVGGKLIGGLEKIMGAHISGELVPKLKEARALWL from the coding sequence aTGGAACAAACAATCTCACACAGACTATTGTTTCCCACAACCGCCGCCTCCGCCGATGGCTCATCAAATTCTTCGCCAGCGGCGGCCGGTTCAGGCGGTGAGGAGATAAACACCGATAGAATTAGAAATCTGGTGGCCGAGAATGCGGTGGTGGTATTTGCCAGAAAAGACTGCTGCATGTGCCACGTAATCAAGCTTTTGCTGCATGGACATGGAGTCAAACCCACGATATTTGAATTTGACGAGCGGAATGAAGCCGCCGTGACCAACAAGCTGTTCAAACTTATGGGCGCAGTGGGATCCGGAAACGCCGCCACCGCATCCGAGACGCAGTTGCCGGCGGTTTTTGTCGGGGGGAAATTGATCGGCGGGCTGGAGAAAATAATGGGCGCCCATATTTCTGGAGAATTGGTGCCTAAATTAAAGGAAGCTAGAGCTCTATGGCTTTGA
- the LOC140838942 gene encoding uncharacterized protein — MEHIARFTIQCGELTNLENFNNLKLRLFPNSLTGTAFAWYASLPRNSVMSWQKMEKQFHIQFYRTEPEVCIADLSRITQKKGESVEYFIDRFKKMKNRCNLPETEFVKMAQKGLDFELRKKFQGMEFRDFFELAAKVAEYEELLREESYKKKTTMGSYYQEVEEVALAEMQSAGSCTVPLLKKKPTEKNNSQLPKDMQYTFDVSKTEEVFDFLVKEKFITFPPDHKMPPTEELKGRA, encoded by the exons ATGGAACACATAGCCAGATTCACCATCCAGTGCGGGGAATTAACCAACTTGGAGAACTTCAACAATCTAAAGTTGCGGCTATTCCCGAATTCCCTCACTGGGACTGCATTCGCTTGGTATGCCTCACTCCCCAGAAATTcagtgatgagttggcaaaAGATGGAAAAGcaatttcacattcaattctatAGAACAGAGCCTGAAGTGTGCATTGCGGACTTATCCAGAATCACTCAAAAGAAAGGAGAGTCTGTGGAATATTTCATAGACAGGTTCAAGAAGATGAAGAATAGGTGCAACCTACCGGAGACCGAGTTCGTGAAGATGGCACAAAAAGGGCTAGATTTTGAATTGAGGAAGAAATTCCAGGGAATGGAGTTCAGGGATTTCTTCGAGCTAGCTGCCAAAGTGGCTGAATACGAAGAACTATTGCGGGAAGAGTCGTACAAGAAGAAAACTACTATGGGGTCTTATTATCAGGAGGTGGAAGAGGTGGCATTGGCAGAGATGCAATCAGCCGGGTCTTGCACAGTTCCCCTGCTAAAAAAGAAGCCAACAGAGAAGAACAACTCCCAACTCCCCAAAGACATGCAGTATACATTCGATGTATCAAAGACCGAAGAAGTTTTCGACTTCCTGGTGAAAGAAAAGTTCATCACATTCCCGCCTGATCACAAGATGCCACCCACAGAAGAGCTGAAGGGACGA gcttag